A region of Sparus aurata chromosome 8, fSpaAur1.1, whole genome shotgun sequence DNA encodes the following proteins:
- the kitlga gene encoding kit ligand a — protein MKKSKIWIRICVHLLLFITLGVHSSKFDVNPVTDDISRLSILRQNIPKDYRIPVHYVPKEEGGMCWVKLNVFYLEESLQDLAHKFGNISSNRKDISIFIQMLQELRLNLGTLDLIMYDFECHYREERWQTARYFDFVKDFLIAAQNREDSDDCDPPPCPTTPHTTTTEQYSKETVTSSTKDCATGCTPHHDQHFLPEVVERSLLSLLFIPLLALVFLLVWKVRSRRNEQDLHQNPGEDGLFTGTEGTAPPLDAEISEKNKLNVIETV, from the exons ATTTGGATACGGATTTGTGTCCATTTACTGCTGTTCATCACTCTTGGGGTACATTCAAGTAAATTTGACGTCAACCCAGTGACAGATGACATCTCTCGACTCTCTATTTTG AGACAGAATATTCCTAAAGATTACAGAATTCCTGTACATTACGTTCCAAAAGAAGAG GGTGGGATGTGTTGGGTGAAATTAAACGTCTTCTACTTGGAGGAAAGTTTACAAGATTTAGCACATAAGTTTGGAAACATTTCATCCAACAGAAAAGATATTAGCATATTCATCCAAATGCTCCAAGAACTACGGCTCAACTTGGGGACTCTG GATCtgatcatgtatgattttgagtGCCACTACAGGGAAGAGAGGTGGCAGACAGCGCGGTACTTTGACTTCGTCAAAGACTTCCTCATAGCTGCACAGAATAGAGAAGATTCAGATGACTGTGATCCTCCTCCCTGTcccaccacaccacacacaacaacaacagaacaataTTCAAAag AAACAGTCACGTCCAGCACCAAAGACTGCGCTACAGGCTGCACACCGC ATCACGACCAGCACTTCCTGCCTGAGGTGGTGGAGCGAAGCCTTCTCTCCTTACTGTTCATTCCACTCCTAGCTCTGGTATTCCTGCTCGTGTGGAAG GTCCGATCACGGAGGAACGAGCAGGATCTTCATCAGAATCCTGGAGAAGATGGACTCTTCACGGGAACAGAAGGGACTGCACCTCCACTAGATGCTGAAATATCAGAAAA AAACAAGTTGAACGTCATTGAAACAGTGTAA